In the Gossypium arboreum isolate Shixiya-1 chromosome 10, ASM2569848v2, whole genome shotgun sequence genome, one interval contains:
- the LOC108487079 gene encoding uncharacterized protein LOC108487079: protein MGDKKKKTFMFIRLVSAAGTGFFYVKRKSAKKVAEKLEFRKYDPRVNRHVLFTEQKMK, encoded by the coding sequence ATGGGCGACAAGAAGAAAAAGACTTTTATGTTTATCCGTCTTGTCTCGGCTGCTGGGACTGGATTCTTCTACGTGAAGAGGAAAAGTGCTAAGAAAGTGGCTGAGAAACTCGAGTTCCGCAAGTATGATCCCCGGGTAAATCGCCATGTTCTTTTTACAGAGCAAAAAATGAAATAA